In Mixophyes fleayi isolate aMixFle1 chromosome 11, aMixFle1.hap1, whole genome shotgun sequence, one DNA window encodes the following:
- the ZNF865 gene encoding zinc finger protein 865: MEANAGDEGIHFQSYPFDFLEFLNHQRFEPMELYNHHEHAKAVAALPCTSTQYDYSHQTQTNNIQFTTAGTSKPKEFKVEVPSSVSPTKKSEPAHVQQYTSQPSISSTQAIFDGTFNAQQWGIVDLSSHQHLFNNLKRSLPVTQQVQAEEETKEDKNYFRRLKYLIDRRFPCTICQKSFKQSSHLMQHMLVHTGERPYECNICGRTYNHISSLIRHRRCHREEVGVEGTNSLAATDVETAAAAAVVAAATAAMSESQMGSGEMPVSGTEQNITIQQDGPFTCNLCWKVFKKQSHLHQHQIIHTGEKPFSCTVCEKSFNRRESLKRHVKTHSDSLKVQCEVCGKAFRDTTYLLKHQATHTGERPDYKCDVCGKSYAAPQSLLRHKHVHEHSLSLPQSLVQPQQSLNDSIKEPSPSVPFEATSLLPTDVTQNDQAAMSVIERIGSVFGHSSVRRQSSLASSSSKHFCCNVCGRGFGRRETLKRHERIHTGEKPHQCSVCGKRFRESFHLTKHHVVHTRERPYKCELCGKVFGYPQSLTRHKQIHRLQLPCTVPAGALSSDRLTFGCTDCGERFPDSFQLMNHKELHMSEKPYVCDICGKCFGFIENLMWHKLVHQTATERLLPINQCQEATESNQVNCLQNGLTSEMVTGTGTAAAATGAVISTSEEHPMIPSGERFSCSICGQSFKHFLGLVTHKYVHLVRRTLACNMCGQSFAGAYDLLLHRRSHLQKRHFTCSLCGKRFWEATLLMRHQRCHTEERPYRCTICGRGFLHSWYLRQHKVVHTGERAYKCALCNKRFAQSSSLAEHQRLHIVARPQRCPTCGKTFRYRSNLLEHQRVHLGEKVYRCDQCGKSFFYISSILRHQRSHDAKPDLRCSCCFKLFKDPKYFSKHIQTHQGGRPFKCGACGEAFSNTYGLKKHRQAHKIEKLAAVATLAEGQKTS, from the coding sequence ATGGAAGCTAATGCAGGAGATGAGGGCATTCACTTTCAAAGCTACCCATTTGATTTCCTAGAATTCCTTAACCACCAGCGCTTCGAGCCTATGGAATTGTACAACCACCATGAGCATGCAAAAGCCGTAGCTGCTCTACCGTGTACTTCAACCCAATATGATTATAGCCATCAGACTCAGACCAATAATATTCAGTTTACTACTGCCGGCACTTCTAAACCAAAAGAATTCAAAGTAGAAGTTCCTTCTTCTGTCTCCCCAACTAAAAAGTCAGAACCTGCACATGTGCAACAATATACCAGTCAACCTTCAATCTCCAGCACGCAGGCTATCTTTGATGGAACTTTTAACGCACAACAATGGGGAATCGTTGATCTTTCTAGCCATCAGCATCTTTTCAACAACTTAAAGCGTTCCCTTCCAGTAACGCAACAGGTGCAAGCTGAAGAGGAAACTAAAGAAGATAAAAACTACTTCCGTCGCTTGAAGTATCTAATTGATCGTCGTTTCCCCTGTACCATTTGCCAGAAGTCTTTTAAACAGTCATCTCACCTAATGCAGCACATGCTGGTACACACTGGGGAGAGACCGTACGAATGCAATATTTGTGGGCGTACATATAACCATATCTCTAGTCTAATAAGACATAGGCGCTGCcatagagaggaggttggagtcGAAGGAACCAATTCACTAGCTGCCACGGACGTCGAGACAGCTGCAGCAGCTGCTGTAGTTGCAGCTGCTACTGCAGCAATGTCAGAGTCTCAAATGGGTTCTGGTGAGATGCCTGTATCTGGGACGGAGCAAAATATAACAATCCAGCAAGATGGTCCCTTTACTTGCAACCTGTGTTGGAAAGTATTTAAAAAGCAAAGTCACCTTCACCAGCACCAGATTATACATACTGGGGAGAAGCCTTTTAGCTGCACTGTATGTGAAAAAAGCTTCAATCGTCGTGAGAGCTTGAAACGCCATGTGAAGACACACTCTGACTCGCTGAAAGTTCAGTGTGAAGTGTGTGGTAAAGCTTTCCGTGACACTACATACTTATTGAAGCACCAAGCCACACATACAGGTGAGCGGCCAGACTACAAGTGTGATGTGTGTGGAAAGTCGTACGCAGCTCCTCAGAGCCTTTTAAGACACAAACACGTGCATGAGCACAGTCTTTCTTTGCCACAATCACTGGTACAGCCACAACAATCACTTAATGACTCCATCAAAGAACCCTCTCCATCAGTTCCCTTTGAGGCAACATCGCTCCTTCCCACAGATGTTACTCAGAACGACCAAGCAGCTATGAGTGTTATCGAAAGAATTGGATCTGTTTTTGGTCATTCTTCTGTGCGGAGGCAATCCTCTCTGGCAAGTAGTTCAAGCAAGCACTTTTGTTGTAATGTCTGTGGACGTGGATTTGGCAGAAGGGAAACATTAAAACGCCATGAACgaattcacactggagagaaaccaCACCAGTGTTCAGTGTGTGGTAAGAGGTTCAGAGAATCTTTTCACCTCACTAAACATCATGTTGTTCACACTCGAGAACGACCCTACAAATGTGAATTATGTGGAAAGGTTTTTGGCTACCCTCAGAGCTTGACACGACATAAACAGATCCACCGTCTGCAGCTGCCTTGTACAGTACCAGCTGGAGCCCTTTCATCTGATCGTCTCACATTTGGCTGTACAGATTGTGGTGAGAGGTTTCCAGACTCTTTTCAACTCATGAATCACAAAGAATTGCATATGAGTGAAAAGCCCTATGTTTGCGATATTTGTGGAAAATGCTTTGGTTTTATTGAAAACTTAATGTGGCACAAACTAGTACACCAAACTGCTACAGAACGTCTGCTTCCTATAAACCAGTGTCAAGAAGCAACTGAAAGCAATCAGGTGAACTGCTTGCAGAATGGTCTTACAAGTGAAATGGTCACAGGGACTGGAACAGCAGCTGCAGCCACTGGGGCTGTGATCTCCACTTCAGAAGAGCACCCTATGATTCCCAGTGGTGAGAGATTTTCCTGCAGCATATGTGGTCAAAGTTTCAAGCACTTTTTGGGTTTAGTAACCCATAAATATGTACACTTGGTTAGACGCACTCTAGCTTGCAACATGTGTGGCCAAAGCTTTGCAGGAGCATATGACCTGCTACTTCATCGTCGCAGCCACTTGCAGAAGAGGCACTTCACATGCTCCTTATGTGGAAAACGGTTTTGGGAAGCAACTCTTCTGATGCGCCACCAGCGTTGTCATACAGAAGAGCGGCCTTACCGATGCACTATTTGTGGACGGGGCTTTTTACATTCTTGGTACCTTCGTCAACACAAAGTAGTGCATACTGGTGAGCGAGCATATAAGTGTGCCTTGTGCAACAAACGCTTTGCTCAGTCATCCAGTTTAGCAGAGCACCAGCGACTACACATTGTGGCTCGTCCTCAGCGATGCCCAACCTGTGGTAAGACTTTTCGTTACCGATCTAATCTTTTGGAACACCAGAGAGTGCATCTTGGGGAAAAGGTTTACCGCTGTGATCAATGCGGTAAGAGTTTCTTTTACATTTCGTCCATCTTGCGCCATCAACGATCTCATGATGCTAAACCTGACCTACGCTGTTCTTGTTGTTTCAAACTTTTCAAGGACCCAAAGTATTTCAGCAAACACATACAAACCCATCAAGGAGGGCGCCCCTTTAAATGTGGAGCATGTGGTGAGGCTTTCAGCAATACATATGGACTAAAAAAGCACAGACAGGCACATAAAATAGAAAAGCTTGCTGCTGTAGCAACCCTTGCTGAAGGACAAAAGACTTCTTAA